The following are from one region of the Oncorhynchus masou masou isolate Uvic2021 unplaced genomic scaffold, UVic_Omas_1.1 unplaced_scaffold_9470, whole genome shotgun sequence genome:
- the LOC135538366 gene encoding WD repeat-containing protein 53-like, which yields MASRQWCEGHSTPVLCVGASGGPEGLLASGSEEGEVTVWNQEGTVLARLRLPSGDDVTSAVFSPAAPGLLYVSHGETVSVLDPRSLKGAVEALQGAGEEEINSLALNETGSALAVADDSGVVRVLGLPGGQVNRTLRRHTNIVSSVAFRPLRPNNLVSAGLDMQVMLWSLQKTRPVWTLNLQEVAEEEEAHQHKAGQLFNPPLAHCVSVATCGNALACAAEDGRVHLMRIGSGSKLDQRGAIKAHSQGASQAHFLSFLPHPYWLATGGNDGIVALWDLSQNPVVTVEDKGKPQAAPVHRRRPNARAKAKLQAKPQQAKDETKKEREEVEEGSSVDQLPGTEEALKSGPKLSFSHGDKVNWVCPTLLRGEPSLVVADQSPNLSVYSLAGL from the exons ATGGCCAGCAGGCAGTGGTGTGAGGGTCACTCCACCCCAGTGCTGTGTGTGGGGGCCTCTGGGGGTCCGGAGGGTCTCCTAGCCTCTGGCTCAGAGGAGGGTGAGGTAACAGTGTGGAACCAGGAGGGAACGGTGTTAGCTCGTCTCCGTCTGCCCAGCGGGGATGATGTGACCAGCGCTGTGTTCTCGCCGGCGGCTCCAGGCCTGTTGTATGTGTCCCACGGAGAGACGGTGAGCGTATTGGACCCTAGGAGCCTAAAGGGGGCGGTAGAGGCGCTACAGGgtgcgggagaggaggagatcaaCTCTCTGGCTCTGAATGAGACAGGCTCAGCTCTGGCCGTGGCTGATGACTCAGGGGTGGTGAGGGTGCTAGGGTTGCCGGGGGGTCAAGTAAACAGGACGCTCCGCAGACACACCAACATCGTCTCATCTGTGGCTTTCCGCCCTCTCAGGCCCAACAACTTGGTCTCAGCCGGGCTCGACATGCAG GTGATGTTGTGGAGCCTACAGAAGACACGCCCTGTCTGGACCCTCAACCTGCAGGAAGTggctgaggaagaggaggccCATCAGCACAAAGCTGGTCAGCTCTTCAACCCACCTCTGGCCCACTGCGTCTCTGTAGCGACCTGCGGGAACGCTTTGGCCTGCGCCGCCGAGGACGGACGTGTGCACCTGATGCGGATCGGCAGTGGCTCCAAACTGGACCAACGGGGGGCCATCAAGGCCCACAGCCAGGGAGCCTCACAGGCCCACTTCCTCAGCTTCTTACCCCACCCATACTGGCTGGCTACTGGGGGCAACGACGGCATAGTGGCCCTCTGGGACCTCAGTCAGAACCCGGTAGTTACTGTTGAGGATAAGGGCAAGCCACAGGCAGCGCCAGTCCACCGCAGGAGACCCAATGCCAGGGCTAAAGCCAAACTCCAGGCCAAGCCCCAGCAGGCAAAAGATGAGActaagaaggagagggaggaggtggaggagggcaGCAGTGTAGATCAGTTACCAGGCACAGAGGAGGCCCTGAAGTCAGGACCTAAACTCAGCTTCAGCCATGGGGACAAGGTGAACTGGGTGTGTCCCACTCTGCTGAGAGGGGAACCCAGCCTGGTGGTGGCTGACCAGAgccctaacctgtctgtctactctTTGGCCGGTCTATag